The genomic DNA GCAGCAGCCTGGGATAGTGCCAGTTGTGCTTATCCAGGCCGAGGAACAGCAACTGTTGCGGTTCGCGCTGTAAGGCGGCCAGCCGGTTCAGATAGGCGAACACGCGCGTCTCGAGAAATACCCGGCTGGGCGTATCCAGCCTGAAATCGATTCCCACGCGTTCGGCCAGAACAGGCGACAGCCTGAACAGCGCCCGATTGGCGATATATTTCAACTTGCGCAACTTGCGCATCACATTCCCTCCTGCTCCGAGGGAAAGCAATATGCTTTGCGCACGCGGACCTGCCTATTGGACTGGTCCGATATTGCACGACAGTTATGATGCGTCCATCGCATTCGCGGCCGGCCCGCAACGGAAGTCCCAGTCCATGTTCCCGCTTCGCCCCCTGTCCGCCCTTTTCCTGTTCGCCTGTACCCTGCCGGCCCACGCGGCCGAGGAATGCGTGGCGCGGTTCGACGCGGGCGTGGCCCGCTACCAGGAAGCCGTGGGCGTGCAGAAGGGGCGCGAGACGGCCAACTGGCAGGAACTGAACGGGCTGCTGTGCCAGGGGCGGCTGGACCTGCTGGACATGGAGTTCGCGCTGGTCGACGACTACGAACAATGCGCGCGCAACGGCGGGAAGTTTCCCGAGCAGACCGCGCGCGCGATGCAGGACCGCTCGGACAACCTGGCCGCGCGCAAGAGCGCGTGGATCGACACCTGCGGCCCCTACATGAAGCAATAGCGCGGCCGCCGCAACGCGCGGGCGGGCTCCGCGCGCTTCGCAACGGCCAGGCGCGTCAGGCGGCCGTTGCCGCCGCCGCGGGCCGCGGGAAGAAGATGGCGCGGGCGGGGTCGAAGTCGTAGCGGTCTTCGAACTCGGTGGCGTCCGCGGCCAGGGCCAGCACCGAATCGAGGATGAAATCGGCCTTGGCGTCCGACAGCAGCACGCTGAAGTTCAGGCGGATGAAACCCGGCTTTTCGATCTCGCGGCCGTCGAGGATGGCCTGGCGCATGCGCGCCGATTCGGCCTCGTCGATCTCCAGCAGATGATGCACGTAGGGACCGGCGCAGGCGCAGCCGCCGCGGGCCTGGATGCCGAAGCGGTCGCTCAGCATGCGCGTGACCAGTTGCTGGTGGACGTAGCCGCCCTGGCCGTTGCGCACGCGGAACGAGAAGATCGGCAGGCGCGGCGCGCTCAATGAACCCAGCAGTTCCAGGCGGGGATGGTCCTGCCAGCGGGCCAGCGCGCGCTGCACGAAGGCGGCGTTGCGCCGCGCCATCAGGTCGGCGCCCAGCGCCTCCTTGACCAGCAGCACCAGCGCGGCGCGGATGTCGCCGACCACGTTGGGGGTGCCGGCCTCTTCGCGCGCTTCCAGGCTGGCGCTGTAGTCGTGGTTCATGGGCGAGACGAACTTGACGGTGCCGCCGCCCGGGAAAGTGGGCGTGGTCGGCACGACCGCGTCGCGGCGCACGATCAGGATGCCCGAGGCGCCGGGCCCGCCGATGAACTTGTGCGGCGAGAACACGATGGCGTCGATGGGCGCGTCGGGCGCGGGCGTCATGCGGATGTCCAGGTACGGCGCGCCGCCGGCGTAGTCCCAGATCATCCGGGCGCCGGCGCGCTTGACGAGGCGCGTGATCGCTTCGACGTCGGCGATGATGCCGGTGACATTGGAGGCGGCCGACAGCGCGCAGATGACCAGCGTGCCCGCCGGCGCTTGCAGCGCGGCGTCGAGCTCGTCCAGGTCCGGCCCGCCCTGCGCACTTTCGGCCAACACCACGATATCGGCGCCGCATTCACGCCACGGCAGGATGTTCGAGTGATGCTCGTAGGGGCCCATGACGACGCGCACCTTGCGGCCCGCCGCCAGCGCGGCCGGCACGCCCAGCAGGTGCACCAGGCGGTTGATGCCCATGGTGGCGCCCGAGCCGGAGAAGATCACGGCATGCTCGTCGCCCGCGCCGCAGCAGCGGCCGACCACGGCGCGCGCCTCGCGCCGCAGGCGCGTGATGAAACCGCCGCAGAACGAGGCCTCGGTGTGCGAATTGGCGTAGTACGGCAGCACGTGCTCGAGCACGAAGCGCTCGACCTGCATGAGCGCGCGGCCGGAAGCCACGTAATCGGCGTAGACCAGCGGCTTGAGGCCGAACGGGCCTTCGATGACGGCGTCCTTGCCGATCAGGCCGTCGGCCAGGCTGGCGATGATGTCGGGGGATTGCAGGGATTGCTGGAACTGGCGCAACGGCCCTGTGGCGGCCGGGGTCGCTTGGGTGGACATGGTGTGGATTCGATGAAACGGCTGGCAGGAAAGTTAGCGAAATATCATACGATGGAAGGAAATTTGAAACCTCACCTAAATTTTCCTTAAAATCGTCAAAATTCGATCGTTTGAACGAATATATGGAAAAAATAGACAAGTTTGATCTGAATATCATTTCCTGCCTGCAACGCGAAGGTTCGCTGTCGCAGCGCGAGCTGGCCGATCGGGTGGGGTTGTCGCAGAACGCGTGCTGGCGGCGGTTGCAGCGGCTGAACGCCTGCGGCATCATCCGCGGCACCCGCGCCGAGGTGAACCTGGCGGAACTCGGGCTGGACCTGACGGTGTTCGTGATGATCCGCACCAGCCACCATGCCAAGGAATGGGCCGACGGTTTCCGCAAGCACGTGGAACGCCTGCCCGAAGTGACCGGGTTCTACCGCATCGGCGGCGACTGGGACTACCTGATCCAGGTGGTCTGCCGCGGCATCGCGGGGTACGACCGCTTCTACCAGAAGCTGATCACCGATTTCGAGCTGTCCACGGTGACGGGGTTCTTCAGCATGGAAGCCATCATCGAGAACCGGCCGCCCGACCTGGGGCTGCTGCAGGAGTCCGTGGGCAACGCGTAGCGCCCACGGTTGGCCGCGGGCGGCGCGGCGGCTTGAATAACCGGCAGTCATGATGTCCCGGGGCGGCTTATATCCACGGGTTATCCCGGATGCCTCCATATCCACAAATCGTCAATAATTCGCCAACGTTTTGTCGTCGATCCGTCCCCACCGCCGCCCATGTCCGTTTCCGTCCGGGACGCCATTGTTTCCTCCTCCCATCTTGCCTCGTCCGCCCCGGAGCTGTCCGAGGTGGAGTTCGGCCTGATCATCGCCTCGCACGCCTTCAACCGCTGGATGGTCCGCTGCATGGCCTGTGCCGGGCTGCCCGAGCTGACCTCGCTGGACATCCTGGTGCTGAACCACGTGTTCCATCGCGGCCGCGGCAAGAAACTGGCGGACATCTGCTTCACGCTCAATGTCGAAGACACCCACCTGGTGAACTATTCGCTCAAGAAGCTGGAGCGGCTGGGCGTGGTGCAAAGCGCCAAGACCGGCAAGGAAGTGATCTACACCACCACCGATGCCGGCGCCACCGCGATCCAGCGCTACGCCGAAGTGCGCGAGCAATGCCTGGTGAAACCCTTCATCGACTCCCCCGCCGCGGACGATGCCAGCCACCAGCTGGCCAATACCCTGCGCGCCCTGTCGGGCCTGTACGACCAGGCCGCGCGCGCCGCCACCTCGCTGTGAGAATCCACGTTGTCTAGCATTCCCGCCTCCTCCGCCCAGCCGCTGCTCTCCGTGCGCGGCGTCTCGGTGGACTTCAATACCGAAAACGGCGTGTTCCGCGCCGTCGAGAACCTGGACTTCGACGTGCGGCCGGGCAAGACGCTGGCCATCGTCGGCGAGTCCGGCTCGGGCAAGTCGGTGACGTCCATGGCCATCATGCGGCTGACGGACTACAACAACGGCCGCATCGCCACCGGCCAGATCCTGTTCCGCGACGGCGACGACCGCGAGGTCGACCTGACGGCCGCGTCCGACGAGCGGATGCGCGCGATCCGAGGCAACGACATCGCCATGATCTTCCAGGAGCCGATGACCTCGCTGAACCCGGTATTCACCATCGGCGACCAGATCATCGAGGCCATCATGCTGCACCAGCAGTTGTCGCGCTCGGCCGCCCGCAAGGCGGCGCGCGCGCTGCTGGAGAAGGTGCGCCTGCCGGACGCCGAGCAATTGCTGGACCGCTATCCGCACCAATTGTCGGGCGGCATGCGCCAGCGCGTGATGATCGCGATGGCGCTGTCGTGCCAGCCGCGCCTGCTGATCGCCGACGAACCCACCACCGCGCTGGACGTGACCATCCAGGCGCAGATCCTGAACACCATCCGCGAATTGCAGCGCGACCTGGGCACCGCCGTGATCTTCATCACCCACGACATGGGCGTGGTGGCCGAGATGGCCGACGACGTGGTGGTGATGCTGCGCGGCAGGAAGGTCGAGCAGGGCCCGGTGGAAGAGATCTTCCGCGCGCCCAAGCATCCCTATACCCGCGCCCTGCTGGCCGCCGTGCCGCGCCTGGGCAGCCTGACCGGCCGCGACCTGCCGCTGCGCACGCCGCAGACGGTGCTGGAAGGCGACACGCTGCGCGAAGTGGGCGAGACCCGCGAGCAGGACACGGCCCGCTACGACGAGCCGGTGCTGCGCGTCGAGAAGCTGACCACGCGCTTTGACGTCGGCCACAACCTGTTCGGCCGTGTCACCCACCGCGTGCACGCGGTCGAGGAAGTCAGCTTCGACGTCTACCCCGGCGAAACGCTGGCGCTGGTGGGCGAATCGGGCAGCGGCAAGTCGACCATCGGCAAGACCCTGCAGCAGCTGGTGGCGCCGACCTCGGGCGCGGTGCGCTACAACGGCCAGGACATCTTCTCGATGGACGCCGCCGGCCGCCAGCGCCTGCGCCAGGAGATCCAGTACATCTTCCAGGATCCGTATGCCTCGCTGGACCCGCGCAAGACCGTGGCCTTCAGCATCGCCGAGCCGATCCGCACCCATCGCCTGCTGACCGACGAGGCCGCCATCGCGCGCCGCGTCGGCGAGCTGCTGGAACAGGTGGGCCTGAAACCCGAGCACGCGCGCCGCTATCCGCATGAATTCTCCGGCGGCCAGCGCCAGCGCGTCTGCATCGCCCGCGCCCTGGCCAGCGACCCCAAGCTGATCATCGCCGACGAATCGGTGTCGGCGCTGGACGTGTCGATCCAGGCGCAGATCCTGAACCTGCTGATGGACCTGCAGAAAGACCGCGGCCTGTCGTACCTGTTCATCACCCACGACATGGCGGTGGTGGAGAAGGTCAGCCACCGCGTGGCGGTGCTGTACCTGGGCCAGATCGTGGAACTGGGCACGCGCCGCCAGATCTTCGAATCGCCGCAGCATGCCTACACCCGCAAGCTGCTGGCCGCCGTGCCGGTGGCCGAGCCCGGCCGCCACATCGACACCTCGCTGATCGAGGGCGAGATCCCCAGCCCGGTGCGGCGCGTGGGCGACGAGCCGGCGATCATTCCCCTGGTTGAATTCGCGCCCGGCCACCGCGTGGCCCGCGCCGCCTGAACCTTCCGTTTTCTACACGTCGGCCCGGCCGATTTCCCGTCCTGGAGTTGAACATGCTCTCCCTACGCAAAACCTTCACCGCCACCGCCCTGGCCCTGGCGCTGGGCGGCGCGCTGCCCGCGGTCCTGTCGACCGCCCAGGCCGCCGGCACGCTCAACGTCGCCATCAACCAGGATCCGGGCAGCTGGGATCCGATCGACACCTTCGTGACGTTCTGGGGTTCGGTCGGCAGCAACCTGTACGACGGCCTGACCATGCGCGGCGCCGACCTGAAGCTGCAACCCGGCCTGGCCACCAAGTGGGAATACCTGGACGACAACAAGCGCCTGCGCTTCACGCTGCGCCAGGGCGTCAAGTTCCACAATGGCGAGCCGTTCAACGCCGAGGCCGTCAAGTTCACGTTCGAGCGCCTGCTGGGCGCGGAAGGGGCCAAAGGCCCGCAGAAGTCGAACTACGACTCGATCGGCGAGGTCAAGGTGGTGGACGAATACACCGTCGACTTCATCCTCAAGCAACCCGATCCGGTGCTGCTGACCAAGCTGGCCGGCTACGGCGCCATGATCGTGCCGCCCAAGTACATTCAGGAAAAGGGCGAAGAGAACTTCAACACCCACCCGGTCGGCACCGGCCCGTTCAAGTTCGAGAGCTACCAGCCCAAGGTCAACGTGACCCTGGCGCGCAATGACGACTACTGGGGCGGCAAGCCCAAGCTGGACAAGGTGGTCTACCGCTTCATCAGCGAGCCCGGCACCCAGGTCGCCGAACTGCAGGCCGGGCGCGTGGACATCGCCACCCTGATCCCGCTGGGCCTGATCGAGACGGTCAAGAAGTCGGGCAACGCCGACGTCATCTCGACCGGCGGCCCGGTGGCCTTCGCGCTGCGCTACAACACCAAGAACGGCATCACCCAGAACCGCGACGTGCGCCGCGCGCTGATCATGGCGGTGGACCGCGACACCATCGTCAAGCAACTCCTGCTGGGCCAGGCCAAGACCATCGCCAGCTTCCAGGGTCCGCAGTCGTTCGGCTACAACCCCGAGCAGAAACCCCTGCCCTTCAACCCCGCCGAAGCCAAGAAGCTGCTGGCCGGCGCCGGCATCAAGCCGGGCGCGACGGTGCAGATCGACGTGCGCGGCAGCGATTCGAACTTCCGCGAAGTGGCCCAGGCGGTGTCGGGCTATCTGCAGGCGGTGGGCGTGCGCGCCACCATCAAGCCGTACGAAACCGGCGTGCTGCTCAACGACATCATCCCCGGCGGCAAGACCGGCGAGATGTGGCAGAACCAATGGGGCGGCTGGACCTACGACTACGACAACACGGCCTACCTGATGTACCACTCGGGCCAGAAGTGGAATCCGTACGACAACGATCCCAAGCTGAACGCCATGCTGGAAGCGCAGCGCACCGTCTATGACGTGAAAAAGCGCGAAGCCATGCTGCAGGAGATCGCCGGCTACGTGGCCGACCAGGCGCTGGAACTGCCGCTGTACAGCCTGAACACCATCGTCGGCGTGAACAAGCGCGTGAAGGGCCTGGAAGTGCCGGGCGACATCCGCTTCCGGTTCCTGGAAACTGCGGTGGAGTAAAGCCCACCCCCGAAGCGCTGCGCGCTTCCCCCTCGAGGGGGCATGCCAGGGGACCGGCAAAGCCGGCTCCCCGGCATCCCGCCAGGGGGCGGTGCTCGAATCGGCGCCGTGATGCTTGTGAAGCACTTGAAGTATTTGACGCATTAACCCTACTGATTCGCCGGGGCGAAAGCCCGGGCGGAGCCTCATGACCGGATTTTTGATTAAACGCGTGTTGCAGGCGGTCTTCGTGATCGTGGCCGTGACGCTGCTCGTCTCCTATGCCGTGCGCCTGACCGGCGACCCCGCGCTGATGCTCAGCCAGGGCTCGGGCAGCGTCACCGAGCAGGACCTGGCCAACATCCGCCAGGCGCTGGGCCTGAACCGGCCGTTCCACGAGCA from Achromobacter xylosoxidans includes the following:
- a CDS encoding aminotransferase class V-fold PLP-dependent enzyme, with the protein product MSTQATPAATGPLRQFQQSLQSPDIIASLADGLIGKDAVIEGPFGLKPLVYADYVASGRALMQVERFVLEHVLPYYANSHTEASFCGGFITRLRREARAVVGRCCGAGDEHAVIFSGSGATMGINRLVHLLGVPAALAAGRKVRVVMGPYEHHSNILPWRECGADIVVLAESAQGGPDLDELDAALQAPAGTLVICALSAASNVTGIIADVEAITRLVKRAGARMIWDYAGGAPYLDIRMTPAPDAPIDAIVFSPHKFIGGPGASGILIVRRDAVVPTTPTFPGGGTVKFVSPMNHDYSASLEAREEAGTPNVVGDIRAALVLLVKEALGADLMARRNAAFVQRALARWQDHPRLELLGSLSAPRLPIFSFRVRNGQGGYVHQQLVTRMLSDRFGIQARGGCACAGPYVHHLLEIDEAESARMRQAILDGREIEKPGFIRLNFSVLLSDAKADFILDSVLALAADATEFEDRYDFDPARAIFFPRPAAAATAA
- a CDS encoding Lrp/AsnC family transcriptional regulator is translated as MEKIDKFDLNIISCLQREGSLSQRELADRVGLSQNACWRRLQRLNACGIIRGTRAEVNLAELGLDLTVFVMIRTSHHAKEWADGFRKHVERLPEVTGFYRIGGDWDYLIQVVCRGIAGYDRFYQKLITDFELSTVTGFFSMEAIIENRPPDLGLLQESVGNA
- a CDS encoding winged helix DNA-binding protein, with amino-acid sequence MSVSVRDAIVSSSHLASSAPELSEVEFGLIIASHAFNRWMVRCMACAGLPELTSLDILVLNHVFHRGRGKKLADICFTLNVEDTHLVNYSLKKLERLGVVQSAKTGKEVIYTTTDAGATAIQRYAEVREQCLVKPFIDSPAADDASHQLANTLRALSGLYDQAARAATSL
- a CDS encoding dipeptide ABC transporter ATP-binding protein, which translates into the protein MSSIPASSAQPLLSVRGVSVDFNTENGVFRAVENLDFDVRPGKTLAIVGESGSGKSVTSMAIMRLTDYNNGRIATGQILFRDGDDREVDLTAASDERMRAIRGNDIAMIFQEPMTSLNPVFTIGDQIIEAIMLHQQLSRSAARKAARALLEKVRLPDAEQLLDRYPHQLSGGMRQRVMIAMALSCQPRLLIADEPTTALDVTIQAQILNTIRELQRDLGTAVIFITHDMGVVAEMADDVVVMLRGRKVEQGPVEEIFRAPKHPYTRALLAAVPRLGSLTGRDLPLRTPQTVLEGDTLREVGETREQDTARYDEPVLRVEKLTTRFDVGHNLFGRVTHRVHAVEEVSFDVYPGETLALVGESGSGKSTIGKTLQQLVAPTSGAVRYNGQDIFSMDAAGRQRLRQEIQYIFQDPYASLDPRKTVAFSIAEPIRTHRLLTDEAAIARRVGELLEQVGLKPEHARRYPHEFSGGQRQRVCIARALASDPKLIIADESVSALDVSIQAQILNLLMDLQKDRGLSYLFITHDMAVVEKVSHRVAVLYLGQIVELGTRRQIFESPQHAYTRKLLAAVPVAEPGRHIDTSLIEGEIPSPVRRVGDEPAIIPLVEFAPGHRVARAA
- a CDS encoding ABC transporter substrate-binding protein — its product is MLSLRKTFTATALALALGGALPAVLSTAQAAGTLNVAINQDPGSWDPIDTFVTFWGSVGSNLYDGLTMRGADLKLQPGLATKWEYLDDNKRLRFTLRQGVKFHNGEPFNAEAVKFTFERLLGAEGAKGPQKSNYDSIGEVKVVDEYTVDFILKQPDPVLLTKLAGYGAMIVPPKYIQEKGEENFNTHPVGTGPFKFESYQPKVNVTLARNDDYWGGKPKLDKVVYRFISEPGTQVAELQAGRVDIATLIPLGLIETVKKSGNADVISTGGPVAFALRYNTKNGITQNRDVRRALIMAVDRDTIVKQLLLGQAKTIASFQGPQSFGYNPEQKPLPFNPAEAKKLLAGAGIKPGATVQIDVRGSDSNFREVAQAVSGYLQAVGVRATIKPYETGVLLNDIIPGGKTGEMWQNQWGGWTYDYDNTAYLMYHSGQKWNPYDNDPKLNAMLEAQRTVYDVKKREAMLQEIAGYVADQALELPLYSLNTIVGVNKRVKGLEVPGDIRFRFLETAVE